From the Polaribacter huanghezhanensis genome, the window CCATAATAACTGTTTCCCATATCTGGTAGAAAGATCTAGAATTTCTGAATTGTTATCAGTTGTAGTAGCGGCGTAAATATTCATCCAGCCAAAACCAACTAATGCAATATAGAGAATTACTAAAATCCAATCTATACCATAAAAAATATTATTTTTTTCTGCTCTCAATCTTTAAATTCTGTTTCAGTTATTAAATCTTTTTGATGATAAACATCTTTTAAACTAAGGTGAATCATGCTTTTTTCTATCCACTTTCTATTCTTTCCGGTTATTTTTTTATGCAAGTATTTTTCTATCATTAAACTTGTAATTGGCGCGGCAATTGTAGATCCGTAGCCTCCATTTTCTACAAAAATTGCAATTGCAATTTTAGGATCATCTTTTGGCGCAAAAGCAATTAGAATAGAATGGTCTTTTAATTGTTTTCTTACTCCGTTTATAATTGCAAAATTTTCAGAAGTCCCAGTTTTTCCTACAATATCTATTCCGTTTACTTTACTTAATCTTCCTGTTCCTGTTTTAAAAACTTCGTGCATTCCTTCTATGATTGGGTCAAAATATTTAGAATCAATCGTTGTTCTTTTCTCGACTGTAAATTTGGGGTCTTTGACGTTTTCACCAACTGTTTTCTTTAATACATGTGGTGTAAAAAAATAGCCTTTATTGGCAATTGCAGCAGTAACATTTGCTAATTGAATAGGAGTCGTTAAAATTTCTCCTTGACCAATAGCGTTAGAGATATTTGTTGTTGGTCCCCAAGAATATTTATATCGAGAATCATAATATTTTCCGTCTGGGATCAAACCTCGATTACCAATCGGTAAATCATATCCTAAATAATTTCCTAATCCAAAACTTTTTACATGATTGCTCCAAGTATCCATTCCGATACTTGCAGATTCTGCATTGTCTATTATTTTTCTGTAGGCTGTAGAAAAATAACTGTTACAAGATTTTGCAATTGCTCTATGCAATTTGATTGGTCCTCCAAAAATATTACAATGACATTTTTGAAAATCACTTTTTTTATTTCCGTACTGATAGCCGCCATAGCAATAAACATAGGAGTTTTCATCTATAACGCCTTCTTGTAAACCAATTAAAGCATTGATTAGTTTAAAAGGTGATCCTGGAGCATACGTTGCTAGCAAAGCTCTGTCAAAAGTAGGTTTATCTGGATTTTCAGGGTCCATTAAAATAACTGAATTTTTAGATCTTTTTCTTCCAACCATCATGTTAGGATTGTACGTTGGAGCAGAGACTAAAGCTAAAATCTCTCCAGTTTTTGGTTCAATTGCAACAATTGCTCCACGCTTTCCAGACATTAACAATTCTCCATATTGTTGCAATTCACTATCAATAGTTAAAGTGATATCTTGTCCGTTTACGGCCAATGTATCAAATTCTCCATTTTTATATTTTCCTATAATTTTGTTTAATCTATTTCGGCGGAGAAATTTTTTCCCCTTAATTCCACGTAAAATGGAATCGTACGATTTTTCTACTCCGCTACTTCCAATTAATTCTCCTTGCTGAAAATTTGGATTGTTTTTTGCTTCTAGCTCATTTACCTCACTTATATAACCCAGCACATTTGCCGCTGAGTTAATTGGATAATTTCTAATGCTTCTTTTTTGAATATAAAACCCTTTAAATTTATGAAGTTTTTCTTGTAAAAAAGCAAAATCTTCTTTTGCCAATTGTTTTAAAAATACCGATGGAAGCCAAGGTGAGTAATTTTTAGCAGTCTTGTATTTTCGTTTAAAATAGTCAATATCAATCTTTAAAAGATTACAAAACTCTATGGTGTCTAACGGTTCAACTTCACTAGGAACGACCATTACATCATAAGAAAGTTGATTGGCTACTAAAAGTTTTTCGTTTCTATCAAAAATATAACCGCGTTCAGGATAATCATAAATTACTTTTACAGTAGCATTATGATTTGGATCTAAATCCGCTCCATTGATCACTTGTAATTGAAACAATCTTGCTATTAATATCAATCCTGCTAGAGTAATAAAAAAGTAAAGTAAAAAGCTACGCTTCATTTATTTTTTCTTTCTGATAATATAGGTTCCTAAAAAAAACAACACTGAAGTAAAAATACTTGAATACAATGTGTTGATTAGAACACCTGAAAAGTTTTGTGTGCTAAAGTTAGCTAAAGAAAATAAGATGAAGTGGTGAATTACTATTAAAATAATCACATAATTAAAAACTTTGCCAAAAGGTTCTTGGTATAAGTCAAACAATAAATAATCTTGCTCGGTTTTTTTTAAAATCACCCGAATAAAAAACAATCTTATATAGGCAATAAATAATAGTGAAAAAGCATTGATTCCGCCAGAATCTGAGAAAAAATCAATAGATAGTCCTAATAAAAAAGAAAGAAATAAAAATAAGTAACGCTCTTTTTTTAGCGGATAAAAAATAACAAAAGCAACATATAAATAGGGATTTATATATCCTAAAAATAATATATTATTTAGTAACAACACTTGTAATAACAAGAGCGAAAAAAACAAAAAAGTAATGTATACAACTTTATTCATCTGAAGAGTTGATTAGAGTATTAATTTCTTTTTTATCTAAAGCAGTAACAACATAAACGTATCCAATATTGCTCATGTCGTTAAACAATTTGATGTCTATTGAGTTGTTGTTACTTTGAGCATTTATTTTTTGAACAGTTCCAATTAAAATTCCTTCAGGAAAAATAGTTGATTTTCCGCCAGTAATTATTGTATCTCCAACTTTTACATTTGCTTGCCTTGGCAGATCTTCTAATTGTACAATATTATAATCTTGTCCGTTCCAAACAAGTGTTCCAAAATGAAAACTGTTTTTTAGCTTTGCATTAATTTTACTATTGCTGTTTAAAATGGATTGTACTCTTGCGTAATTTGCACTAACTTTATCTGTAATTCCAATAATTCCTTTACTATTTACAACAGCCATTTCTTTATAAACTCCTTGATCTTTTCCTTTATTAATAAGAAGAATATTATTTGGATTATGATAATTGTTTCTGTAGGTTTTTGCAGCAGTATATGTGTATTTTTGATGATATTTGGTAGAATCAATAACAGAAATAAAAACAGTAGAATCTGCTTTTGAAGTATATTTTTCTACTAAATTTTTTAAGTTGTTGTTTTCTAACATCAATTCATCATTCTGATTTTTTAAATTGAAATAGTTAGAAATCTGTGAAGTTTTTTCGTAAAAACCACCGGTAATTTCATTAGCAGAACTAATAAATTTACTCTTTTGAAAGTCGTTGTTGTTAATTGTAAAAAAAACAGCAATTAACTCTAGCAACAAAAAAAACAGAAAATATTTATACTTTCTAAAAAAATAAAATAATTGTTGCATAGAAAAGAGTCAAAGGTATTTTATTTCATTAATATACTTTTGTATTTTTCAATCTCTTTTAAAGCAATCCCTGTTCCTCTTACAACAGCTCTTAAAGGATCTTCGGCAACATACACTGGCAAATCTGTTTTTCTAGACAAACGCTTATCCAAACCACGTAGCATAGAACCACCACCGGCTAAATAAATTCCTGTATTGTAGATATCTGCAGCTAATTCTGGCGGAGTTTTAGACAAGGTTTCCATTACTGCATCTTCAATTCTTAAAATAGACTTGTCTAATGCTTTGGCAATTTCTCTGTAAGAAACTTGTACTTGCTTCGGTTTTCCGCTTAATAAGTCTCTCCCTTGAACCAACATGTCTTCTGGTGGAGAATCTAAATCTTCAGTTGCAGCTCCAATTGTTATTTTAACTTTTTCGGCAGTAGTTTCTCCAACGTATAAGTTGTGTTGGGTACGCATATAATACATGATATCATTTGTAAATAAATCACCAGCAACTTTTACAGATTGATCGCAAACAATACCAGCTAAAGCAATAACAGCAATTTCTGTTGTTCCGCCTCCTATATCAATAATCATGTTTCCTTTAGGCTCCATAATATCAATTCCAACACCAATTGCGGCTGCCATTGGTTCAAAAATTAAATAAATTTCTTTGGCGTTCATATGTCTTGCAGAATCTTGTACGGCGCGTCTTTCAACTTCTGTAATTCCAGAAGGAATACAAATTACCATACGTAATGCAGGTGGAAATAATCTCTTTTTGATGGATGGAATTTGCTTTACAAACTCTTTAATCATTTCTTCTGATGCTTGGAAATCTGCAATAACTCCGTCTTTTAACGGACGAATGGTTTTAATGTTTTCGTGCGTTTTTCCTTGCATTAAGTTTGCTTCTTTTCCAACAGCAATAATTTTACCGGTAATTCTGTTTCGGGCAACTATTGATGGACTATCTATTACCACTTTACCATTGTGAATGATAAGTGTATTCGCAGTACCTAAATCGATAGCGATATCTTCCGTCATAAAATCGAAAAAGCCCATAAAATTATCTTTTTTTATTTTTTAATGTATTCTTACAAATCTACTAAAATTCTGTGTTCAAATCGCAGAATATTTAATAGTTATTTATTAGTGCTTAAAATGTCTTGTTCCTGTTAAAACCATTGAAATATTATTGTTGTTGCAATAATCAATGCTTAATTGATCTTTTATTGATCCGCCAGGCTGTATGACACTTGTTATTCCTGCATTCCCAGCAATTTCTACACAATCTGGAAACGGAAAAAAAGCATCACTCGCCATTACAGAATCATTTAAATCAAAATTAAAATTCTTTGCTTTTTCAATGGCTTGATTTAATGCATCAACCCTGCTTGTTTGCCCTGTTCCGCCAGCTAATAATTGTTTATTTTTAACTAATATTATGGTGTTCGACTTTGTGTTCTTGCACAATTTTGAAGCAAATAATAAATCTTCTAACTGACTTTCGTTTGGTTTATTGTTGGTCGCATAAGATAAATCTTCTAAACGATCTGTAATAAAATCTTTATCTTGAACTAATGCGCCGTTTAAACAAGTTCTAATCGTTGTTTTTGGCAATTCAACTTCTTTCTGAATTAGAATAATTCTATTTTTCTTTCCTTTTAAGGTTGCTAAAGCGTCATCTGTGAAAGAAGGAGCGATGACAACTTCACAAAATAATTTATGAATTTCTTCAGCTGTATCTTTATCAATTTCTGTATTTGCGATTAAAATTCCGCCAAAAGCAGAAACAGGATCACCAGCCAACGCATCTACATACGCTTGTTTTATTGTTTCTCTTTGTGCAAAACCGCAAGCATTATTGTGTTTTAAAACAGCAAATGTGGGCGCTTCTCCTTTAAATTCTGCCATTAAATTTACAGCAGCATCCACATCTAATAAATTGTTATAGCTTAATTCTTTTCCGTGTAATTTATCAAACATTGCCTCTAAATCTCCAAAGAAAAAACCTTTTTGATGTGGATTTTCTCCATATCGTAAAACTTGACCATTCGTTTCGCTAATTTTTAAAACTGCTTCTTCGTGATTTGAATTGAAGTAATTAAAAATAGCAGTATCGTAATGCGATGAAATATTAAATGCTTTTGCCGCTAATTTTTTTCTGTCTGAAAGTTTTGTTGAACCATTATTCTCAGAAATTAATGATAAAAAACCTGTGTATTGCTCCATTGAAGAAACAATTACAGTGTCTTTAAAGTTTTTTGCAGCTGCTCTAATTAAAGAGATTCCACCGATATCAATTTTCTCAATAATAGCTTCTTCAGGTGCTCCCGAAGCAACAGTTTTTTCAAACGGATATAAATCTACAATTACCAAATCTAATTGTGGAATTTGATATGCTTCCATTTCTGCAACATCACCATCGTGGTTTTGTCTATTTAAAATTCCGCCAAAAACTTTTGGATGTAATGTTTTTACTCTGCCGCCTAAAATAGATGGATACGAAGTTACATCTTCTACAGGTATCACAGGAACCCCTAAGTCTTTAATAAATTTTTCGGTTCCACCAGTTGAGTAAATAGTTACGTTTTGCTCATTCAGTTTTTCAACCAAAGGTTGTAATCCGTCTTTGTGAAAAACAGAAATTAATGCAGATTTAATAGTTTTTTTGCTAGTCATGTTGTGTATTGTTAAGCTCACAAAGCTACTAAAACTCAGAGTTACTTACAATAAAATAAAATAAAATTTAGAGGAGACTAATCACTCGGCATTTTCTAAAAAATCTCGAAACCATGTTCTAAATTTTTCAAAAAATGTTTTGGGCTGTTCCTGAATAGCGCTAGAAGTATTTTCTTTAGAATAATGCGGCGTAAATGCTTGTTTTTTCATTAGTTGAGGGATTTAATGAGTTTACAAATAAAATTAAAATAGATTATCAAACTTACAAAAAATAAGCGATAAAGTCAAAAAAAATCTATTTTTTTAAAGAAATCACCTGTTTTCTAAATTAATTCAGCAACTTTTGTGCAAACAAATTCTAACAGCTCCTCATCTTTTTTTGTAAAAATATTTGCTGTGTGAGAATCAATATCTATTTGGCCAATGTTTTCTTCATTTACGAAAATCGGAATTACAATTTCAGATTTTACTTTCCATCCGCAAGAAATATAGTTGTCTTGTTCAGAAACATCTTGCACCACAAAATTTTCATTGCTAAGAGCAACCTGACCGCAAATACCTTTTCCGAAAGGAATGATAATATGGTCTGTTGGCTCTCCTGTAAATTGCCCTAATTTTAATTCTTCTTTGTCGCCATTTTTAAAATAAAAACCAACCCAATCATAATATGGTATTTCAGATTCTAAATAATCGCAGATTGCTTGTAGTTTATTTTCTTTAGTAGTTGAGCCATCAAGTATCAAAGAAATTTGTTGTTTTAAATGATCTAGTTGCATGTGGTTCTAATTGAAATTACTTAAATTTGTTAAGATTGATTATTAATACTGCAAAATAAATACATTTTAGTTTGAATAAGTATAAAAATAGTGTCCTTTTTTTAGTTAAATTTTTTATAACATACTTTTTACTTTTTACTATTTATGCTATGTATTTAAATTCTAGTCAAGTAAAAGGCAATGGTTTTCAATGTGCATCAATAACCACTAAAGTTGCAGATCAAACAGTTTCGTTTTTAAATTTTTTTGGTTACAACGTTACAAGCGAACAGCATAAAGAAGAAATGTCTGTAAAATTACTGGTAGATAATCGGTATACAGCCAGAGTTATTGAAGGCTGTAATTCTATTAGTATTATCATTTTATTTATTGCTTTTATTGTGGCTTTTTCGGGGCCATTAATTACAACGATACTTTATGCCATTGTTGGTAGTTTCCTTATTTATTTGATAAATATACTACGAATTGTTTTTTTAACAATGATGTTGTACAAGTATCCAAATCAACAAATGGTGTTGCATAATTTAGTTTTTCCAGCAATTATTTATGGAGCAACTTTTTTATTATGGGTAATCTGGGTTCAAAAATTTTCACATCATAAAAAATGAAAAAAGCATTGAAATACATATTGTTAATACTTCTAATCTCGTTGCTTTTTTTAATTAGAGCTTTTGATAGCAATCTGTTTTACGACCCGTTAATAAACTATTTTCAAAATGATTATTTATACTCAAGCATGCCAGAAGTAAATATTTGGATATTGGTTATAAATTTATTGTTTAGATATACTTTAAACTCTTTAATTACTTTAGGGATTATCTATGTAACC encodes:
- a CDS encoding GAF domain-containing protein, whose amino-acid sequence is MQLDHLKQQISLILDGSTTKENKLQAICDYLESEIPYYDWVGFYFKNGDKEELKLGQFTGEPTDHIIIPFGKGICGQVALSNENFVVQDVSEQDNYISCGWKVKSEIVIPIFVNEENIGQIDIDSHTANIFTKKDEELLEFVCTKVAELI
- a CDS encoding rod shape-determining protein, whose protein sequence is MGFFDFMTEDIAIDLGTANTLIIHNGKVVIDSPSIVARNRITGKIIAVGKEANLMQGKTHENIKTIRPLKDGVIADFQASEEMIKEFVKQIPSIKKRLFPPALRMVICIPSGITEVERRAVQDSARHMNAKEIYLIFEPMAAAIGVGIDIMEPKGNMIIDIGGGTTEIAVIALAGIVCDQSVKVAGDLFTNDIMYYMRTQHNLYVGETTAEKVKITIGAATEDLDSPPEDMLVQGRDLLSGKPKQVQVSYREIAKALDKSILRIEDAVMETLSKTPPELAADIYNTGIYLAGGGSMLRGLDKRLSRKTDLPVYVAEDPLRAVVRGTGIALKEIEKYKSILMK
- the xrtF gene encoding exosortase family protein XrtF; the protein is MNKYKNSVLFLVKFFITYFLLFTIYAMYLNSSQVKGNGFQCASITTKVADQTVSFLNFFGYNVTSEQHKEEMSVKLLVDNRYTARVIEGCNSISIIILFIAFIVAFSGPLITTILYAIVGSFLIYLINILRIVFLTMMLYKYPNQQMVLHNLVFPAIIYGATFLLWVIWVQKFSHHKK
- the mrdA gene encoding penicillin-binding protein 2 translates to MKRSFLLYFFITLAGLILIARLFQLQVINGADLDPNHNATVKVIYDYPERGYIFDRNEKLLVANQLSYDVMVVPSEVEPLDTIEFCNLLKIDIDYFKRKYKTAKNYSPWLPSVFLKQLAKEDFAFLQEKLHKFKGFYIQKRSIRNYPINSAANVLGYISEVNELEAKNNPNFQQGELIGSSGVEKSYDSILRGIKGKKFLRRNRLNKIIGKYKNGEFDTLAVNGQDITLTIDSELQQYGELLMSGKRGAIVAIEPKTGEILALVSAPTYNPNMMVGRKRSKNSVILMDPENPDKPTFDRALLATYAPGSPFKLINALIGLQEGVIDENSYVYCYGGYQYGNKKSDFQKCHCNIFGGPIKLHRAIAKSCNSYFSTAYRKIIDNAESASIGMDTWSNHVKSFGLGNYLGYDLPIGNRGLIPDGKYYDSRYKYSWGPTTNISNAIGQGEILTTPIQLANVTAAIANKGYFFTPHVLKKTVGENVKDPKFTVEKRTTIDSKYFDPIIEGMHEVFKTGTGRLSKVNGIDIVGKTGTSENFAIINGVRKQLKDHSILIAFAPKDDPKIAIAIFVENGGYGSTIAAPITSLMIEKYLHKKITGKNRKWIEKSMIHLSLKDVYHQKDLITETEFKD
- the mreC gene encoding rod shape-determining protein MreC encodes the protein MQQLFYFFRKYKYFLFFLLLELIAVFFTINNNDFQKSKFISSANEITGGFYEKTSQISNYFNLKNQNDELMLENNNLKNLVEKYTSKADSTVFISVIDSTKYHQKYTYTAAKTYRNNYHNPNNILLINKGKDQGVYKEMAVVNSKGIIGITDKVSANYARVQSILNSNSKINAKLKNSFHFGTLVWNGQDYNIVQLEDLPRQANVKVGDTIITGGKSTIFPEGILIGTVQKINAQSNNNSIDIKLFNDMSNIGYVYVVTALDKKEINTLINSSDE
- a CDS encoding exosortase F system-associated membrane protein, with product MKKALKYILLILLISLLFLIRAFDSNLFYDPLINYFQNDYLYSSMPEVNIWILVINLLFRYTLNSLITLGIIYVTFQKKRYVKFAGFFLMLAFVILLVTFVFLLKGEFKQGYLLPFYIRRFLIHPLFLLILFPAFYYMKINKINRF
- the purH gene encoding bifunctional phosphoribosylaminoimidazolecarboxamide formyltransferase/IMP cyclohydrolase; this encodes MTSKKTIKSALISVFHKDGLQPLVEKLNEQNVTIYSTGGTEKFIKDLGVPVIPVEDVTSYPSILGGRVKTLHPKVFGGILNRQNHDGDVAEMEAYQIPQLDLVIVDLYPFEKTVASGAPEEAIIEKIDIGGISLIRAAAKNFKDTVIVSSMEQYTGFLSLISENNGSTKLSDRKKLAAKAFNISSHYDTAIFNYFNSNHEEAVLKISETNGQVLRYGENPHQKGFFFGDLEAMFDKLHGKELSYNNLLDVDAAVNLMAEFKGEAPTFAVLKHNNACGFAQRETIKQAYVDALAGDPVSAFGGILIANTEIDKDTAEEIHKLFCEVVIAPSFTDDALATLKGKKNRIILIQKEVELPKTTIRTCLNGALVQDKDFITDRLEDLSYATNNKPNESQLEDLLFASKLCKNTKSNTIILVKNKQLLAGGTGQTSRVDALNQAIEKAKNFNFDLNDSVMASDAFFPFPDCVEIAGNAGITSVIQPGGSIKDQLSIDYCNNNNISMVLTGTRHFKH